The Amblyomma americanum isolate KBUSLIRL-KWMA chromosome 3, ASM5285725v1, whole genome shotgun sequence genome window below encodes:
- the LOC144125782 gene encoding uncharacterized protein LOC144125782 has product MAPSMRSYPLLLSVLTAICAVCAGQSRLYSRLDDVEKLITEVRDQLHVENNLRTTQTVHFQMALEKVQKQLEDVSTKISSSGGGGGGGGGGSVEFNSRLRSLESAFNSLQGDVGGKVDTSIAKLTEVETRTARMKDDMDSKLKKVMNGINTIYDMNKEMRNTMTGSRTTAEPASPRRDGSQYGGTSDTSLSFLVDTIDDTQRKMHEQLDVLKNHMGRKLEGLEVLTNSLIEQNDALLNELEALKGQCPGTRSNARTLDVSPPPPRAPRNGTASSEVANRMLLEIKVSQLEMKSDFSKMMKDVENSLSDFKQCRGSDRTPGNRFEARSPKGIDNSEDSLAASESITTPRRAPAPSVQSVGEKCVTASHMMSPRNCADLRTGGATCDGVYIVYTQGVRAVRVYCDMTTDGGGWTVLMRRGNYTQWPLTFETDWNSYKHGFGDVEREFWLGNDLMHMLSTEHDMMLRVTLESFEGERIDLDYDAFVVGSENDHYRLRVGSYVGPHSRVGNSLRRHTDQLFSTAERDAARRRNNCAHTHKAGWWFHSCYSVLLTGEYAHERSAPTTKGIRWPSWKTVPLKAVEMKIRPKNFRLP; this is encoded by the exons ATGGCTCCTTCAATGCGCAGTTACCCGCTTCTACTGTCCGTTCTCACCGCCATATGCGCAGTGTGTGCTGGTCAGAGCAGACTGTACTCCCGGCTTGACGACGTCGAGAAGCTCATCACCGAAGTGAGGGACCAGTTGCACGTCGAGAACAATTTACGCACCACGCAGACGGTGCACTTTCAGATGGCGCTCGAGAAAGTCCAGAAACAGCTGGAAGACGTGTCTACAAAGATCAGCAGCTCGGGAggtggcggtggcggtggcggcggaggTTCCGTCGAGTTCAACAGCCGTCTGAGGAGCCTCGAGTCCGCCTTCAACAGCCTCCAAGGTGACGTGGGTGGAAAGGTGGACACGAGCATCGCCAAGCTGACCGAGGTCGAGACCAGGACAGCGCGCATGAAGGACGACATGGACAGCAAACTGAAGAAGGTCATGAACGGCATCAACACGATTTACGACATGAACAAAGAGATGAGAAACACCATGACAGGTTCGCGAACCACCGCCGAGCCAGCATCTCCGAGGAGGGATGGTTCCCAGTACGGTGGAACGTCTGACACGTCCCTGTCGTTTCTTGTGGACACCATTGACGATACGCAGCGAAAGATGCACGAACAGTTGGACGTGCTCAAGAACCATATGGGTAGGAAGCTGGAGGGACTAGAAGTGCTCACGAATAGCCTGATCGAACAGAACGATGCCCTGCTGAACGAACTGGAGGCTCTCAAGGGACAATGTCCGGGCACAAGAAGCAACGCGCGCACGCTGGACGTCTCGCCTCCACCCCCGAGAGCTCCCCGTAATGGAACCGCAAGTTCCGAAGTAGCGAACAGGATGCTGCTGGAGATCAAGGTGAGCCAGCTGGAAATGAAGAGCGACTTCAGCAAGATGATGAAGGATGTTGAGAACAGCTTGAGCGACTTCAAGCAGTGCCGAGGCTCCGACAGGACACCCGGAAACAGATTCGAAGCCAGGTCTCCGAAAGGCATCGACAACAGCGAGGATAGCCTGGCAGCCTCGGAGAGCATCACGACGCCACGGCGCGCTCCGGCTCCTAGTGTGCAGTCCGTGGGCGAGAAATGCGTCACGGCGTCCCACATGATGAGCCCTCGGAACTGCGCAGACCTGCGCACCGGCGGTGCGACATGCGACGGCGTCTACATTGTATACACGCAGGGCGTGAGGGCCGTGAGGGTCTACTGCGACATGACAACCGACGGAGGAGGATGGACG GTGCTGATGCGTCGGGGCAACTACACCCAGTGGCCGCTGACCTTCGAGACCGACTGGAACAGCTACAAGCACGGATTCGGCGACGTCGAACGCGAGTTCTGGCTGGGCAACGACCTGATGCACATGCTCTCCACCGAGCACGACATGATGCTGCGCGTCACGCTCGAGTCGTTCGAGGGCGAGCGCATCGACTTGGACTACGACGCGTTCGTCGTGGGCTCCGAGAACGACCACTACCGGCTACGCGTCGGATCGTACGTGGGGCCGCATTCGCGCGTCGGCAACTCGCTGAGGCGCCACACCGACCAGCTGTTCAGCACGGCGGAGAGagacgccgcccgccgccgcaaCAACTGCGCGCACACCCACAAGGCCGGCTGGTGGTTCCACAGCTGCTACAGCGTCCTCCTCACGGGGGAGTACGCGCACGAGCGCAGTGCGCCCACCACCAAGGGCATCCGCTGGCCGTCCTGGAAGACGGTGCCTCTCAAGGCGGTCGAGATGAAGATCCGGCCCAAGAACTTCCGCCTGCCCTGA